A window of the Hordeum vulgare subsp. vulgare chromosome 5H, MorexV3_pseudomolecules_assembly, whole genome shotgun sequence genome harbors these coding sequences:
- the LOC123398888 gene encoding uncharacterized protein LOC123398888 produces the protein MAQTVGQRLGGYAEELENLLQTLGGYEHPRYRSRRDETDGIQAGVVTQLRLRSVQQHHPRRRANIHLAIRRCSFEMGVQDLARRALLRLCATHSDYLRETEYRYFLYACVPDTAPDHGEMAEGEGAAMRALGRLARAQCRVAESVAEELTDVYGRLDDAQRRIVELEERLHGDAPPPVPETIPVVKNSENPTMEDQPAPALSLAPAPAPAATGISSFAPAALFRTPAPGNCGWLDD, from the coding sequence ATGGCTCAGACAGTCGGCCAGCGTCTCGGAGGCTACGCGGAGGAGTTGGAGAATCTTCTCCAGACCCTGGGAGGCTACGAGCACCCGAGGTACCGTTCCCGGCGCGACGAGACCGACGGGATCCAAGCGGGAGTCGTCACCCAGCTGCGACTCCGGTCAGTGCAGCAGCACCACCCCCGGCGCCGGGCCAAcatccacttggcgattcgccgcTGCTCTTTTGAGATGGGTGTGCAAGACCTGGCACGCCGTGCCCTGCTCCGGCTCTGTGCCACCCACTCCGACTACCTTCGCGAGACAGAGTACCGCTACTTCCTCTACGCCTGCGTCCCCGACACTGCACCGGATCACGGGGAGATGGCTGAGGGAGAAGGAGCCGCCATGCGCGCCCTTGGAAGGCTTGCTCGAGCCCAGTGCCGCGTCGCCGAGTCTGTAGCTGAGGAGCTCACTGACGTCTACGGCCGCCTTGACGACGCGCAGCGGCGCATTGTGGAGTTGGAGGAGCGCCTTCACGGCGACGCACCGCCACCAGTTCCAGAGACGATACCGGTGGTTAAGAATTCTGAGAATCCAACAATGGAGGACCAGCCTGCACCTGCTCTATCCCTGGCGCCGGCCCCAGCACCGGCGGCAACCGGCATCTCTAGCTTCGCCCCTGCCGCCCTGTTTCGCACCCCTGCTCCTGGCAACTGCGGATGGCTCGACGATTGA